Proteins from one Thermobifida alba genomic window:
- a CDS encoding conjugal transfer protein: protein MAGRSAAGRGSVIDEGSSAAAEEPLDAAPRRGGTRRPRAGAGGRWWVWVGRAVLWAFIIVVLFNGLWLPLRENFFPRAAQEPVVDDTVDFPETAAASLAVRFAEVYLNADPDRAGERAEALAEFVPEGRATAFDLPGAHLSATGVEVLVVDVRDEHNALVRLAADVNGEPMTLDVPVYADQDGTALVVSGRPALLAAPDKAVLPDTSFETDPDARAALEPTLKGFFEAYAQNHEHLDPYLERGADIAALPDGLLRFGAVTEVKVPAAVRDAAQDVRVAQVTVVWLLPGEGEEDAAELTQSYDVTVVGDDGDWRVRDIRGALNSFG, encoded by the coding sequence ATGGCTGGCAGGTCGGCCGCTGGGCGCGGGAGCGTCATCGACGAGGGCTCCTCCGCCGCGGCGGAGGAGCCCCTCGACGCCGCCCCCCGACGCGGCGGGACACGGCGGCCCCGCGCCGGGGCGGGAGGGCGCTGGTGGGTGTGGGTCGGCCGCGCCGTGCTGTGGGCATTCATCATCGTGGTGCTCTTCAACGGCCTGTGGCTGCCGCTGCGCGAGAACTTCTTCCCCCGGGCCGCCCAGGAACCGGTCGTCGACGACACCGTGGACTTCCCCGAGACCGCCGCGGCCTCCCTGGCGGTGCGGTTCGCCGAGGTCTACCTCAACGCCGACCCCGACAGGGCCGGTGAACGCGCCGAAGCCCTCGCCGAGTTCGTCCCCGAGGGCCGCGCCACCGCCTTCGACCTGCCCGGCGCGCACCTGTCCGCCACCGGCGTGGAGGTGCTCGTCGTCGACGTCCGCGACGAGCACAACGCGCTGGTGCGCCTGGCCGCCGACGTCAACGGCGAACCCATGACCCTGGACGTGCCCGTCTACGCCGACCAGGACGGAACCGCGCTGGTGGTGTCGGGCCGCCCCGCGCTGCTGGCCGCCCCCGACAAGGCCGTCCTGCCCGACACCTCGTTCGAGACCGACCCCGACGCCCGGGCCGCGCTCGAACCGACCCTCAAGGGGTTCTTCGAGGCCTACGCGCAGAACCACGAACACCTCGACCCCTACCTCGAACGGGGCGCCGACATCGCCGCGCTCCCCGACGGGCTCCTGCGGTTCGGGGCGGTCACCGAGGTCAAGGTGCCCGCCGCGGTCCGGGACGCCGCGCAGGACGTGCGCGTCGCCCAGGTCACCGTGGTGTGGCTGCTTCCCGGAGAGGGCGAGGAGGACGCCGCCGAACTCACCCAGAGCTACGACGTCACCGTCGTCGGGGACGACGGGGACTGGCGCGTGCGCGACATCCGGGGCGCGCTCAACTCGTTCGGGTGA